One Natrinema longum genomic window carries:
- a CDS encoding dodecin: MVFKKITLIGTSTDSFDAAADDAIDRAEATLQNVHWIEVDELGVEIASAEDREYQAEVTVAFELEE, encoded by the coding sequence ATGGTATTCAAGAAGATTACGCTCATCGGTACCAGCACTGACAGTTTCGACGCCGCAGCCGACGACGCCATCGATCGTGCGGAAGCGACGCTCCAGAACGTCCACTGGATCGAGGTCGACGAACTGGGCGTCGAAATCGCCAGCGCCGAGGACCGGGAGTACCAGGCCGAAGTCACCGTCGCGTTCGAACTCGAGGAGTAA
- a CDS encoding HesB/IscA family protein, which translates to MSTDSMDGGEANTRPKIEVTEDAAEQALSLLEGEDLDVTEAGLRLFVQQGGCAGLSYGMRFDDEPDEDDTIYEHHDLRVFVDPASLKYIEGSVLDYEDGLQAEGFHVDNPNVVSECGCGESFRT; encoded by the coding sequence ATGAGCACGGACAGTATGGACGGCGGGGAGGCGAACACGCGGCCGAAGATCGAGGTCACCGAAGACGCGGCCGAGCAGGCGCTTTCCTTGCTCGAGGGGGAAGACCTCGACGTGACCGAGGCGGGCCTTCGGCTGTTCGTCCAGCAGGGTGGCTGTGCCGGTCTCTCGTACGGAATGCGGTTCGACGACGAACCCGACGAGGACGACACCATCTACGAACACCACGACCTTCGCGTATTCGTCGATCCGGCGAGCCTGAAATACATCGAGGGGAGCGTCCTCGACTACGAAGACGGCCTGCAGGCCGAAGGGTTCCACGTTGACAATCCGAACGTCGTCAGCGAGTGTGGCTGTGGCGAATCGTTCCGAACGTAA
- the hisD gene encoding histidinol dehydrogenase — MTIDVQPIADLGPDDRVAFFERDAGIEGVRDDVSEIVDRVQTEGDVAVREFTSEFDDVEVGNLEITDECARAYEDIDDEIRTAIETAAANVREFHEAQLPEDWQREFDTGRELGRRFRPLERIGVYVPGGSAAYPSSAIMGVVPAVVAGVGHVAVVTPPADDPNPVTLAAIHAAGADAVYSVGGAQAIAGLAYGTETISRVQKIVGPGNKWVTAAKAEVRGDVEIDFLAGPSEVVVVADETADPELVAAELLAQAEHDPNASVVAVTDDEATADAIVAAVDERVPARERADVIRAALTNETSGVLHARSMSEAILFTEEYAPEHLSIIAEDDESLLERIDSAGSVFLGPNTPVAAGDYASGTNHVLPTNGGARVTGGLSVETFLRSTTVQRLSGEGLAELGETITTLADAEGLEAHAESVRTRLGERTDSER; from the coding sequence ATGACCATCGACGTGCAGCCGATCGCCGATCTCGGGCCCGACGACCGCGTGGCTTTCTTCGAGCGCGACGCCGGTATCGAGGGGGTCAGGGACGACGTAAGCGAGATCGTCGACCGCGTCCAGACGGAAGGCGACGTCGCCGTCCGCGAGTTCACGAGCGAGTTCGACGACGTCGAGGTCGGTAACCTCGAGATCACCGACGAGTGTGCGCGTGCGTACGAGGACATAGACGACGAGATTCGGACGGCGATCGAAACGGCCGCGGCGAACGTTCGCGAGTTCCACGAGGCACAACTCCCCGAGGACTGGCAGCGGGAGTTCGATACCGGACGGGAACTCGGCCGCCGCTTTCGACCGCTCGAGCGAATCGGCGTCTACGTCCCCGGCGGCTCGGCGGCCTATCCCTCGAGTGCGATCATGGGCGTCGTCCCGGCAGTCGTGGCCGGTGTCGGTCACGTCGCGGTCGTCACGCCGCCGGCGGACGATCCGAACCCGGTGACGTTGGCCGCGATTCACGCTGCCGGTGCGGACGCGGTCTACAGCGTCGGTGGCGCACAGGCGATCGCCGGACTGGCCTACGGGACGGAGACGATATCCCGGGTCCAGAAGATCGTCGGCCCCGGGAACAAGTGGGTGACCGCGGCCAAAGCCGAGGTCCGGGGCGACGTCGAAATCGACTTCCTCGCGGGACCGAGCGAAGTGGTCGTCGTCGCCGACGAGACTGCCGATCCAGAGCTCGTCGCCGCGGAGCTCCTCGCCCAGGCGGAACACGACCCCAACGCCTCGGTCGTCGCCGTCACCGACGACGAGGCGACCGCGGACGCCATCGTCGCGGCCGTCGACGAGCGGGTTCCCGCGCGCGAGCGGGCCGACGTGATTCGAGCGGCCCTCACAAACGAGACGAGCGGGGTTCTCCACGCCCGCTCGATGAGCGAGGCGATCCTCTTTACCGAGGAGTACGCCCCCGAACACCTCTCGATCATCGCCGAGGACGACGAATCGCTCCTCGAGCGGATCGACAGTGCAGGGAGCGTCTTCCTCGGGCCGAACACGCCTGTCGCGGCCGGCGACTACGCCAGCGGCACCAATCACGTCCTGCCGACGAACGGCGGCGCGCGCGTGACCGGCGGGCTCTCCGTCGAGACCTTCCTCAGATCGACTACGGTCCAGCGGCTTTCGGGCGAGGGACTGGCCGAGCTGGGCGAGACGATAACCACGCTCGCCGACGCCGAGGGCCTCGAAGCCCACGCCGAAAGCGTTCGAACTCGACTCGGAGAGAGGACGGACTCCGAGCGCTAG
- a CDS encoding ABC transporter permease: MSTPSVDRYGGSFASDVWVTFVRWTIKSVRNPFVLVVSLVQPIIFLVLFTQVFGGVATRALEGISYETYLVPAIVIQVALVAAATSGIGLVNDIENGMFEKTLVSPMNRSALFLGKTLAEVVRIVAQVAIVLGLGVLLGAEIATGVVGALAITGICVLFSVWFTAFSNMLAVVTRDEESTIIGANLLQLPLLFVSSAFLPLPALPEWIRTVATFNPITYGVDAARAVMLGEDTMTVVEVTRFGGMWDTLVPALAVLLGLAVLFGSVAVYAIGRAASADVR, translated from the coding sequence ATGAGCACGCCGAGCGTCGACCGGTACGGCGGGAGCTTCGCGAGCGACGTGTGGGTCACGTTCGTTCGGTGGACGATCAAGTCGGTTCGGAACCCGTTCGTCCTCGTCGTCTCGCTGGTGCAGCCGATCATCTTCCTCGTCCTGTTCACGCAGGTGTTCGGTGGGGTCGCGACGCGTGCGCTCGAGGGAATCAGCTACGAGACCTACCTCGTGCCGGCGATCGTGATTCAGGTCGCCCTGGTTGCGGCGGCGACATCGGGCATCGGGCTGGTCAACGACATCGAGAACGGCATGTTCGAGAAGACGCTCGTGAGTCCGATGAACCGCAGCGCGCTCTTCCTGGGCAAGACGCTGGCCGAGGTCGTTCGGATCGTCGCCCAGGTCGCGATCGTGCTCGGACTGGGCGTGTTGCTCGGAGCCGAAATCGCGACCGGAGTCGTCGGCGCGCTCGCGATCACGGGCATCTGTGTCCTGTTTTCGGTCTGGTTTACCGCGTTCTCGAACATGTTGGCCGTGGTGACCCGCGACGAGGAGTCGACGATCATCGGGGCGAACCTGCTCCAGCTCCCCTTGCTGTTCGTCTCGAGTGCGTTCCTTCCGTTGCCGGCGCTGCCGGAGTGGATTCGGACCGTCGCGACGTTCAATCCGATCACGTATGGCGTCGACGCCGCCCGCGCGGTGATGCTCGGGGAGGATACGATGACCGTCGTCGAGGTGACGCGATTTGGCGGCATGTGGGATACGCTCGTTCCCGCGCTGGCCGTCCTGTTGGGACTGGCAGTCCTGTTCGGGTCGGTCGCCGTCTACGCGATCGGCCGGGCCGCAAGCGCCGACGTCCGGTAA
- a CDS encoding ABC transporter ATP-binding protein gives MTDYAIEARDVAVTYADGTEAVRDVDLLVETGEFFGFLGPNGAGKTTLIKTLVTLLRPTDGTVTVNGFDAVAEPRSVRATVGYMAQETSIDPELTARENLRFACDAYGVPRAKRGDRIDELLELVELTDVADKVADDFSGGMKKRLDAATALVHRPPLVFLDEPTTGLDPAARNRLWEYFRRINDEGTTVFLTTQYLEEADQLCDRLSVIQQGTVVAEGTPEALKRRVGGEILAVELANTDENDRAVAIAREEGLFADGAVIEPSESGVTVTARDARTRGTDLLVALRDAGIDVVGFDVRAPTLDDVFLAVTGDRTGDGSEAGRESVPTDAVSSEAIGTRGHESSGTGASDGNGAAGEVDR, from the coding sequence GTGACAGACTACGCTATCGAGGCCCGTGACGTGGCGGTGACGTACGCGGACGGAACCGAAGCGGTCCGTGACGTCGACCTCCTCGTGGAGACGGGAGAGTTCTTCGGGTTTCTGGGCCCCAACGGCGCGGGGAAGACGACGCTGATCAAGACGCTCGTCACGCTGTTGCGACCGACCGACGGCACGGTGACGGTAAACGGGTTCGACGCCGTCGCGGAACCACGCAGCGTGCGTGCGACGGTGGGATACATGGCCCAGGAGACGAGCATCGATCCGGAGTTGACGGCTCGAGAGAACCTGCGGTTCGCGTGTGACGCCTACGGGGTTCCGCGAGCGAAGCGGGGCGACCGGATCGACGAACTGCTCGAACTCGTCGAGCTGACCGATGTCGCGGACAAGGTCGCCGACGACTTCTCCGGGGGGATGAAAAAGCGTCTCGACGCGGCGACCGCGCTCGTCCACCGGCCGCCGTTGGTCTTCCTCGACGAACCGACGACCGGGCTCGATCCGGCGGCGCGAAACCGGCTCTGGGAGTACTTCCGGCGGATCAACGACGAAGGGACGACCGTCTTCCTGACGACCCAGTACCTCGAGGAGGCCGACCAGTTGTGTGATCGGCTGTCGGTCATTCAGCAGGGAACAGTCGTGGCGGAGGGGACGCCCGAGGCGCTGAAACGCCGCGTCGGCGGTGAGATCCTCGCCGTCGAGTTGGCGAATACCGACGAGAACGACCGGGCCGTCGCCATCGCGCGCGAGGAGGGATTGTTCGCGGACGGCGCGGTGATCGAGCCAAGCGAGTCGGGAGTGACGGTGACCGCGCGCGACGCGCGGACGCGCGGGACGGATCTATTGGTCGCCCTTCGGGACGCCGGCATCGACGTCGTCGGGTTCGACGTCCGGGCACCGACGCTGGACGACGTGTTCCTCGCGGTGACTGGCGATCGAACCGGGGACGGTTCGGAGGCGGGACGCGAGTCGGTGCCGACCGACGCCGTCTCGTCCGAGGCGATCGGCACCAGGGGCCACGAGTCGAGCGGGACAGGAGCGAGCGACGGCAACGGGGCGGCCGGCGAGGTGGATCGATGA
- a CDS encoding winged helix-turn-helix transcriptional regulator — protein MLSAFAFAEEPLRFSDLEERLEVPANTLSERLKELVAVGFLRRESSTSPPRSVVGCFRRLATSTRGPSSTTSKEPRSSGVGDRPVRLFDPNSSNVEVGT, from the coding sequence ATCCTGTCGGCGTTTGCGTTCGCGGAGGAGCCGCTTCGCTTTTCGGACCTAGAGGAGCGACTCGAGGTGCCGGCGAACACGCTCTCGGAGCGTCTCAAAGAACTGGTCGCGGTGGGTTTTCTCCGCCGCGAGTCGAGTACGAGCCCACCGAGAAGTGTCGTGGGGTGTTTCCGGCGTTTGGCCACCTCCACGCGTGGGCCATCGAGTACGACCTCGAAGGAGCCACGGAGTAGCGGCGTCGGTGATCGGCCGGTCCGCCTTTTCGACCCCAATAGTTCGAATGTCGAAGTAGGAACGTGA
- a CDS encoding NAD(P)H-binding protein, translating to MKRTVFGATGRTGRPLRRQALERGHEVVGHVRSPETIDHGDVSRFTLDRLEDDRHLREMPTVGPV from the coding sequence GTGAAACGCACCGTTTTCGGCGCGACGGGCCGAACCGGTCGCCCGCTCCGTCGGCAGGCACTCGAACGCGGCCACGAGGTCGTCGGTCACGTCCGCTCGCCCGAGACAATCGACCACGGCGACGTTTCGCGGTTCACTCTGGACCGTCTCGAGGACGACCGCCATCTCCGCGAAATGCCAACGGTGGGGCCAGTATGA
- a CDS encoding DUF6069 family protein: MSTRSSIARRGVLAIGAAVVANLFVLGGALVVLGSGGFDPFTVGPVAISSGVGAAGATAVYAVLARLRERPDRVFVALAAAVLLLPFVTLTEATALEGATTSRLAVLALMHVVVAVVSVVALVGDPQ; the protein is encoded by the coding sequence ATGAGCACACGATCGTCCATCGCTCGTCGCGGTGTGCTGGCCATCGGCGCTGCCGTCGTAGCGAACCTGTTCGTTCTGGGCGGGGCACTCGTCGTTCTGGGTTCGGGCGGATTCGACCCGTTCACCGTCGGTCCGGTCGCGATCTCCTCGGGAGTCGGGGCCGCCGGTGCGACGGCCGTCTACGCCGTATTGGCGCGACTGCGGGAGCGTCCGGACCGTGTTTTCGTCGCTCTCGCGGCGGCTGTCCTGTTGCTGCCGTTCGTGACGCTCACCGAAGCGACAGCCCTCGAGGGTGCGACGACGAGTCGGCTCGCGGTGCTCGCTCTCATGCACGTCGTCGTCGCGGTCGTCTCCGTCGTGGCGCTCGTGGGTGACCCGCAGTGA
- a CDS encoding NAD(P)H-binding protein has protein sequence MTHVLVTGATGTVGRHVVDGIRDVPDLAVTAASRDPVRARDRLDCATVPFDFTEPATYRDAFAGVEALFLVRPPALSRVRRDVVPALAAAVGAGVEHVVFLSVIGADTNPFVPHARIESWLADAGLETTFLRASFFMQNLSTTHREEIRNGRLAVPAGNGKTSFVDARDVAAVAVRTLRTRTTGAYDLTGPEALDYDAVCRHLSAVLDHDVAYTDPSLPRFLVSRYRLEGDLAKVGVMAAIYTTTRLGLVDRVTDDVHTVLDRPPIDVRTFARDNRSAWL, from the coding sequence GTGACGCACGTCCTCGTCACGGGAGCGACCGGCACCGTCGGTCGCCACGTCGTCGATGGAATTCGTGACGTGCCGGATCTCGCCGTCACTGCTGCGAGCCGCGATCCCGTTCGGGCTCGCGATCGGCTGGACTGTGCGACCGTTCCCTTCGACTTCACGGAGCCGGCGACCTATCGTGACGCGTTCGCCGGTGTCGAGGCGCTGTTCCTCGTTCGTCCGCCCGCACTGTCCCGCGTCCGCCGAGACGTCGTCCCAGCCCTGGCTGCCGCCGTCGGTGCCGGCGTCGAACACGTCGTCTTCCTCTCGGTCATCGGTGCCGACACGAACCCGTTCGTTCCCCACGCCCGAATCGAGTCCTGGCTCGCGGACGCTGGGCTCGAGACGACGTTTCTCCGTGCGTCCTTTTTCATGCAGAACCTGTCGACCACTCACCGCGAAGAGATTCGAAACGGTCGACTGGCCGTGCCCGCCGGCAACGGGAAGACGAGTTTCGTGGACGCACGCGACGTTGCCGCCGTCGCCGTCCGAACGCTCCGGACGAGAACCACTGGCGCATACGACCTCACGGGGCCGGAGGCACTCGATTACGACGCCGTGTGCCGCCACCTCTCGGCGGTTCTCGACCACGACGTCGCGTACACCGACCCGTCGCTCCCCCGGTTTCTGGTTTCGCGGTACCGACTCGAAGGTGACCTCGCGAAAGTCGGCGTGATGGCCGCGATTTACACCACTACCCGGCTCGGGCTGGTCGATCGGGTGACCGACGACGTTCACACCGTCCTCGATCGCCCTCCGATCGACGTTCGGACGTTCGCCCGCGACAACCGGTCGGCCTGGCTGTAA
- a CDS encoding metal-dependent hydrolase encodes MWPWEHAIVGYLLYSLCCHTVFRESPGGLEAFAVVVAAVLPDLIDKPLAWEYGVFDVGYGIGHSIFFAVPLAILAGTIARAATRPRVGLAFGLGYLSHPFADIVDSLFRQGVLLVDLALWPIASVAGSPPGPGVLEVFLHRSGRYVSAVLAGDVSTYLWIQLALAGATMVVWLLDGAPVARECLQAIARSIGGILRPDAPSNQNETNRR; translated from the coding sequence ATGTGGCCGTGGGAACACGCGATCGTCGGCTACCTGCTCTACTCGTTGTGCTGTCACACCGTTTTTCGCGAGTCACCCGGCGGGCTCGAGGCGTTCGCGGTCGTCGTCGCGGCGGTCCTCCCGGATCTCATCGACAAGCCCCTGGCATGGGAGTATGGCGTCTTCGACGTCGGGTACGGGATCGGTCACTCGATCTTTTTCGCGGTCCCGCTGGCGATACTCGCCGGAACGATCGCCCGCGCGGCCACACGGCCCCGAGTCGGCCTCGCGTTCGGACTCGGCTACCTCTCTCACCCCTTCGCGGATATCGTCGATAGCCTGTTTCGACAGGGCGTCCTGCTCGTCGACCTCGCGCTCTGGCCGATCGCCTCGGTCGCGGGATCCCCGCCTGGACCAGGGGTTCTCGAGGTGTTTCTCCACCGGTCCGGCCGCTACGTGAGCGCCGTCCTCGCGGGCGACGTTTCGACGTACCTGTGGATCCAACTCGCCCTCGCCGGGGCGACGATGGTCGTCTGGCTTCTCGACGGCGCGCCAGTCGCTCGCGAGTGTCTGCAGGCGATCGCTCGATCGATCGGCGGGATTCTGCGTCCCGACGCTCCCTCGAACCAAAACGAAACGAACCGACGATGA
- the coxB gene encoding cytochrome c oxidase subunit II yields MGRRQRTLIALAALASLVALTGTVAAQSENRDLIDGLEYQLLYVALPLTVFVLIILVYAAVKFHDNDDPEPTTEDPALEITWTVATAIILLFVGLSGYSVLVNPYVSPSQSIATEDPDRDEFDSFDDLPDSDDEEVFVRGYQWEWQATYPDSNVTTENEIVIPADENVTIWLTSDDVVHSLFVPDLGIKQDAFPGDFTRARTIVSDPGRYDVVCAEFCGAGHSRMAASIVAVDSETYDQWLAEHDTKDTVTDAPALE; encoded by the coding sequence ATGGGTCGGCGTCAACGCACGCTTATCGCGCTCGCGGCGCTGGCGAGTCTCGTCGCACTCACCGGCACGGTCGCCGCACAGTCGGAAAACCGCGACCTCATCGACGGCCTCGAGTACCAACTCCTCTACGTCGCCCTCCCGCTCACCGTCTTCGTCCTCATCATCCTGGTCTACGCAGCCGTCAAGTTCCACGACAACGACGACCCCGAGCCGACCACGGAGGACCCCGCCCTCGAGATCACCTGGACCGTCGCAACGGCGATCATCCTCCTGTTCGTCGGCCTCTCGGGCTATAGCGTCCTCGTCAATCCCTACGTGTCGCCATCACAGTCCATCGCTACCGAGGACCCCGATCGGGACGAGTTCGACTCGTTCGACGACCTTCCCGACAGCGACGACGAGGAGGTCTTCGTCCGTGGCTATCAGTGGGAGTGGCAGGCGACCTATCCCGATTCCAACGTGACGACCGAGAACGAAATCGTGATCCCCGCCGACGAAAACGTGACGATCTGGCTGACCAGTGACGATGTCGTCCATTCGCTCTTCGTGCCAGATCTGGGGATCAAACAGGACGCGTTCCCCGGCGATTTCACTCGCGCTCGAACCATCGTCTCCGACCCCGGCCGCTACGACGTCGTCTGTGCCGAGTTCTGCGGTGCCGGCCACTCGCGAATGGCGGCTTCGATCGTCGCCGTCGACTCGGAAACCTACGACCAGTGGCTCGCGGAACACGATACCAAAGACACCGTCACCGACGCACCGGCCCTCGAGTGA